A segment of the Streptomyces sp. L2 genome:
CACAAGGCGACGCCGAGCAGCCACGGGGGGAGCTGCCCGGCGTCGGTCCGTCGCTCCGACGGGGGATGCGGAGCGCGTACGCAGTATGTCACGGGTGACCCGTCGCCCGGCACTGGAACTGCATGATTGATCTGAGCTTTTCTTGAGCTTGACGGGGGATCACGTTCCGCTTTCCCGGCCCGGCGCGTCCTCCTGCGCGGCCTGCGCCGGCTCCTCCTCCGTGCGCGGCGCCGTGATCATCGGCTTGAACGGCACGGTGACGAAGGTCGACGGCAGCGACGGCGGCCGCTCCCGCCCCGCGTTCGCGATGACCACCGCGATGTACGGCAGGACCGCGCCCAGCACCAGGGCCACGATCGCGACGTACCGCTCCACGTTCCACAGCGTCGCCGCGAGGATCACCGCGACGGTCCGGACCGACATCGAGATGACGTAGCGCCGCTGCCGGCCCCGGATGTCCTCGGCCAGCCCGGTCCGGGCACCGGTGATCCGGAACACCCCGGGACCGCCGTCGCGCTGCTTCCGCGTCACTGTTCCACCATCCGCCCGCATCGGACTCTCCCCCCGGCCCGCACCGTCACCCGCTCCGGCGGGGACCCGGCTCGGACACCTTCCACGGTACGCCGCGGCCGGTCCGCCGACGAGACCGGGTCGCCCCCCGCCTGCGGGAACGCCGGGCCCGCTCCCGCATCCGGGGGAACCCGACGTGCGCCGTCCGATGGGCGCACCCAGACTGGCCGTAATGCTCACGTCGAGCCGTACGAGGAGGCAGCCATGGGCTGGTTGTGGGCGATCATCGTGGGATTCGTGCTGGGCATCATCGCCAAGGCGGTCATCCCCGGCAAGCAGCACAGCCCCCTCTGGCTGACCACCATCTGCGGCATCCTCGGCGCCATCGTCGGCAACGCCGTCGCCCGCGCCGCCGGTGTGGAGGCGACCCCGGGAATCGACTGGAGCCGGCACATCTTCCAGCTGGTCGCGGCGATCATCATCGTGGGCGTGGTCGACATGCTCTACATGGCCACCCTGGGCAAGCACAAGCGGCAACGGCAGCGGGCCTGAGGAACGGCCGGACACGGCGAAGGGCGGCTCCCCGCGCGGGAAGCCGCCCTTCACTGTAATTGCGTGTGCTTGTGGCTCAGGCGGAGCCGACCTCGACCGCCGCCAGGTTCTTCTTGCCGCGCC
Coding sequences within it:
- a CDS encoding DUF3099 domain-containing protein, which produces MTRKQRDGGPGVFRITGARTGLAEDIRGRQRRYVISMSVRTVAVILAATLWNVERYVAIVALVLGAVLPYIAVVIANAGRERPPSLPSTFVTVPFKPMITAPRTEEEPAQAAQEDAPGRESGT
- a CDS encoding GlsB/YeaQ/YmgE family stress response membrane protein gives rise to the protein MGWLWAIIVGFVLGIIAKAVIPGKQHSPLWLTTICGILGAIVGNAVARAAGVEATPGIDWSRHIFQLVAAIIIVGVVDMLYMATLGKHKRQRQRA